From Ruminococcus sp. HUN007, a single genomic window includes:
- a CDS encoding HD domain-containing protein, producing the protein MTNIPEQVQTALRLLTEAGFEAYIVGGCVRDYLLGRTPHDYDVTTNALPEQTQSVFRDYRCIDVGIQHGTVAVIIDKMQIEITTYRIDGEYSDKRHPESVTFSTELKDDLSRRDFTVNALACSEDGTIVDCFGGREDLENKVIRCVGEAEKRFDEDALRIMRAVRFASQLDFTIADETEKQIFLLKDTLKMISAERLRTELEKLLCGKSVFKILMKYHEILEVFIPEITPMIGFEQHSKYHAYTVWEHTVRAVMNAENTEEYRITMLLHDIAKPDCFLLTPDGRGHFKKHPEKGAVKAEAILKRLKYDNKTIKNVTTLIKYHDFEFRSRQDVKHVLSEIGPELFYKLLEVQRADGVSKDGVCASSLNDLDWLRETADDILARKECLTVKELDINGNQLMSEGFTGTQIGKALNSMLNAVLDDKLENKYEKLLEYAKNSSRNGE; encoded by the coding sequence ATGACAAACATACCAGAGCAGGTTCAGACTGCCCTCCGCCTCCTGACGGAAGCGGGTTTTGAAGCATATATCGTCGGCGGATGCGTGCGCGACTATCTTCTCGGACGAACACCTCATGATTACGACGTTACCACCAACGCGCTTCCGGAGCAGACGCAGTCAGTTTTCAGAGATTACAGATGTATCGATGTGGGAATACAGCACGGTACTGTAGCTGTTATCATCGATAAAATGCAGATAGAAATAACCACATACCGAATTGACGGAGAATACTCCGACAAGCGTCACCCTGAGTCAGTCACTTTTTCGACTGAACTGAAAGATGACCTTTCAAGACGCGATTTTACGGTAAACGCCCTCGCCTGCAGTGAAGACGGAACAATAGTTGACTGTTTCGGCGGCAGAGAGGATCTTGAAAACAAAGTCATACGCTGTGTAGGCGAAGCCGAAAAGCGCTTTGACGAGGACGCGCTCCGCATAATGCGTGCGGTACGTTTCGCTTCCCAGCTTGATTTCACCATAGCGGATGAGACGGAAAAGCAGATCTTCCTGTTAAAGGACACGCTTAAAATGATCTCGGCTGAAAGACTGCGTACTGAACTCGAAAAACTTCTCTGCGGAAAGTCAGTATTTAAGATACTTATGAAATACCACGAGATCCTCGAAGTATTCATTCCGGAAATAACGCCTATGATCGGTTTTGAACAGCACAGCAAATATCACGCCTACACTGTATGGGAACACACTGTAAGAGCTGTCATGAACGCGGAAAACACTGAGGAATACAGGATCACAATGCTGCTTCACGACATTGCAAAACCGGACTGTTTCCTTCTTACACCGGACGGAAGAGGCCACTTCAAAAAGCATCCGGAAAAAGGTGCAGTCAAGGCCGAAGCCATCCTGAAGCGTCTTAAGTACGACAATAAAACAATAAAAAATGTCACAACTCTTATAAAGTACCACGACTTTGAATTCAGATCACGTCAGGATGTAAAGCACGTACTTTCTGAGATTGGCCCTGAGCTTTTCTATAAACTCCTTGAAGTTCAGCGTGCCGACGGCGTTTCAAAGGACGGTGTATGTGCAAGCAGCTTAAATGATCTTGACTGGCTTCGCGAAACGGCAGATGACATACTCGCCAGAAAGGAATGCCTTACAGTAAAGGAACTCGACATAAACGGAAACCAGCTCATGAGTGAAGGCTTCACCGGCACTCAGATAGGAAAAGCTCTGAACAGTATGCTGAACGCCGTGCTTGATGACAAACTTGAAAACAAATACGAAAAGCTTCTGGAATACGCTAAAAACAGCAGCCGGAACGGAGAATAA
- a CDS encoding dockerin type I repeat-containing protein — protein MKTGKTLAFATAVLTAFTPLSSAGITAYDVPAVFAEENGAAVKLPKWVPTDFKSALEFRNRYGATHIEDGYLCVLFTEQITEKDEERYSISESSFVEDGDKVTEEHGAVTTELYHHTFKYEDPDMPSHIQFETAVYKGTKAGKFCVRFCDKTLELTDCIQPKYVFNVNDKLEITETDLNAWVPDCMTEFENYKEKNGDVAVYDGRYLTFCMESNAGTPYGWTDFGHNTDGGILGNYGSFDCSPVSAVPLEGGRINTINVYFPEADGPAAVSWKLAKTFGDEEVIKTLSADCVITDGARKIILNDTAGDINLDGKTSILDAVMLQNWLIGSETSLKDAGAADLNKDGRINILDLCRIKELLLHPVLHGDPKINTPEGPDSNADHFSAEYIRTSDLDVTYPGHMIIKSQKEFEDFLNAHSTFGYSDNTKEMFAEAKKKYTDKWFADNSLFIILLEEGSGSVKHTVTNVTNDAVTIERYSPLVGTADMAYWCILVEGDKTLKFTDNTKVVINHKNESIT, from the coding sequence ATGAAAACAGGAAAAACACTGGCTTTTGCCACGGCAGTACTTACAGCATTTACCCCTCTTTCATCGGCAGGAATTACAGCATATGACGTTCCTGCGGTATTTGCAGAGGAAAATGGTGCTGCAGTAAAACTCCCGAAGTGGGTGCCGACAGACTTTAAATCAGCACTTGAGTTCCGCAACAGATACGGTGCCACCCATATCGAAGACGGATATTTATGCGTTCTTTTCACAGAACAGATAACTGAAAAGGACGAAGAAAGATATTCCATATCTGAAAGTTCTTTTGTTGAAGACGGGGACAAGGTCACAGAAGAACACGGTGCAGTTACAACGGAACTTTACCACCATACATTCAAGTATGAAGATCCTGATATGCCGTCGCATATCCAGTTTGAAACCGCAGTTTACAAGGGCACAAAAGCCGGAAAATTCTGCGTAAGATTCTGTGACAAGACTCTTGAACTTACCGACTGCATTCAGCCGAAATACGTGTTTAACGTAAATGACAAGCTTGAGATCACCGAAACTGATCTTAACGCCTGGGTGCCTGACTGCATGACTGAATTTGAAAATTATAAAGAAAAAAACGGTGATGTTGCTGTATATGACGGCAGATATCTCACTTTCTGCATGGAAAGCAACGCAGGAACTCCTTACGGCTGGACAGACTTCGGACACAATACGGACGGCGGAATTTTAGGAAACTACGGAAGCTTTGACTGCAGTCCTGTAAGTGCCGTTCCACTCGAAGGCGGAAGAATAAACACCATAAATGTTTACTTTCCGGAGGCCGACGGCCCTGCCGCAGTATCGTGGAAACTCGCAAAAACATTCGGCGATGAAGAAGTAATCAAGACCCTCTCGGCAGACTGCGTTATAACTGACGGTGCGAGGAAAATCATACTTAATGATACCGCAGGAGATATAAACCTCGACGGAAAAACAAGTATACTCGATGCAGTCATGCTTCAAAACTGGCTTATCGGATCAGAAACATCACTTAAGGACGCAGGCGCAGCTGACTTAAACAAAGACGGCAGGATCAATATTCTCGACCTCTGCCGCATAAAGGAACTCCTTCTTCATCCTGTACTTCACGGCGATCCGAAAATCAACACTCCGGAAGGACCTGATAGTAACGCTGACCATTTCAGTGCCGAATATATCAGAACCAGCGATCTTGATGTCACATACCCGGGACACATGATAATAAAAAGTCAGAAAGAGTTTGAGGATTTTCTGAACGCACACAGCACTTTCGGTTATTCTGACAATACAAAGGAAATGTTTGCAGAAGCAAAGAAGAAATACACCGACAAATGGTTTGCTGACAACAGCCTTTTCATCATTCTTCTTGAAGAAGGCAGCGGTTCGGTAAAGCACACTGTTACAAATGTGACAAACGATGCCGTGACCATTGAACGCTACAGTCCGCTGGTCGGCACAGCTGATATGGCCTACTGGTGCATACTGGTAGAAGGCGACAAGACACTTAAATTTACCGATAATACCAAAGTTGTTATCAACCATAAAAACGAATCGATAACGTAA
- a CDS encoding carbohydrate binding domain-containing protein translates to MKRKKLSLLLGIASSIALSTAGFSSVVYAEGEGEEDAGAAAPVVDISGEPIYSDDFESDVINGWSSLGGVAALNLDTSDGHESSQSLKITGREVSWHGPSVNLDDYFENEEAYRLTGWVKVDPKATEDMVINCTLRFSDSVNVDSYVGVSNIVAKPGEWTYFDGTVETPEDLSSTLLYFECQQDPNLEFSIDDIKVYGKAPEAAPDKEADSSKKAGIEKYEFDFESGFEEWVSRGDTRLIRTDEHQNNGNYSMLSTNRTKCWNGPSVSIDGIARDVEYNYEAYVLYTDKKADDSHTFLLECQYTYNGTENYSRISDAEVKKGEWTKIAGSFTVPEGAKNVTLYVQTANLPEDAPAGSESLTDLVSFYVDDVRAVRADIANTPEIINTIKTMDSTTLLLIIAGVIGLIILLVVIIRVIFAGSDTDAEESTASDKSEGINDVMTSLESENSGKNAPKEKKEISEEKKPAEKPEKIEEKKEEKSSADEKAPEKKEEPETKEAEEESKPESKPSENSDVTEKKPSSNNSNNNSNNNNNGKKKHNKKKNSKEESREKEVFGIETFSYDDPDAATASDDGSSQNDSPFDGF, encoded by the coding sequence ATGAAACGAAAAAAATTATCATTACTTCTGGGGATCGCATCATCAATTGCTTTAAGTACAGCAGGCTTTTCTTCAGTTGTATATGCTGAAGGAGAAGGAGAAGAAGACGCAGGTGCTGCTGCTCCTGTAGTTGATATCAGCGGTGAGCCGATCTACAGCGACGATTTTGAAAGCGACGTGATCAACGGCTGGAGTTCACTCGGCGGTGTCGCTGCGCTTAATCTCGACACTTCTGACGGACACGAAAGCAGCCAGAGCCTTAAGATAACCGGAAGAGAAGTCTCATGGCATGGTCCTTCAGTAAACCTTGACGACTATTTCGAAAACGAAGAAGCATACCGTCTTACAGGATGGGTAAAAGTTGATCCGAAAGCCACAGAAGATATGGTTATCAACTGTACTCTGCGTTTCAGCGACTCAGTAAACGTAGATTCATATGTTGGTGTCTCAAACATAGTTGCAAAGCCAGGTGAATGGACATACTTTGACGGAACAGTAGAAACTCCTGAAGATCTTTCATCCACGCTTCTTTACTTTGAATGCCAGCAGGATCCTAACCTGGAATTCAGTATAGATGACATAAAGGTCTACGGCAAAGCACCTGAAGCTGCACCTGACAAAGAAGCTGACAGCTCAAAGAAGGCCGGCATTGAGAAATATGAATTTGACTTTGAAAGCGGATTCGAAGAATGGGTAAGCCGAGGCGACACACGTCTTATCAGAACTGACGAACATCAGAATAACGGTAACTACTCAATGCTCTCCACTAACCGTACAAAATGCTGGAACGGTCCTTCAGTTTCCATCGACGGTATTGCACGTGATGTGGAATACAATTACGAAGCATACGTACTTTACACAGATAAAAAAGCAGACGATTCCCATACATTCCTTCTCGAATGCCAGTACACATATAACGGCACCGAAAACTACTCACGCATTTCCGATGCGGAAGTAAAGAAGGGCGAATGGACAAAAATAGCTGGTTCGTTCACAGTTCCTGAAGGTGCAAAGAACGTTACACTTTATGTTCAGACAGCAAATCTTCCGGAAGATGCACCGGCTGGTTCAGAATCTCTTACAGACCTCGTTTCATTCTACGTTGATGACGTCAGAGCTGTTCGTGCAGACATTGCCAACACTCCGGAAATAATCAATACGATCAAGACCATGGATTCAACCACACTGCTTCTTATCATTGCCGGCGTGATCGGTCTTATCATCCTTCTCGTTGTTATAATCAGAGTGATCTTCGCCGGTTCAGACACAGACGCTGAAGAATCAACTGCAAGTGACAAGAGCGAAGGAATCAACGATGTAATGACATCACTTGAATCTGAAAACTCCGGCAAGAACGCTCCTAAGGAAAAGAAAGAAATTTCTGAAGAAAAGAAGCCTGCTGAAAAGCCAGAGAAAATAGAAGAAAAGAAAGAAGAAAAATCTTCTGCTGATGAAAAGGCTCCTGAAAAGAAGGAAGAGCCTGAAACAAAGGAAGCCGAAGAAGAGAGCAAGCCGGAAAGCAAACCTTCTGAAAACAGTGATGTAACAGAAAAGAAGCCTTCTTCAAATAACAGCAATAATAACAGCAATAACAATAATAACGGCAAAAAGAAGCATAACAAGAAAAAGAACAGCAAGGAAGAATCCCGTGAAAAGGAAGTTTTCGGTATCGAAACATTCTCCTACGATGATCCTGATGCAGCAACTGCTTCAGACGACGGATCTTCACAGAACGACAGCCCGTTCGACGGCTTCTGA
- a CDS encoding carbohydrate binding domain-containing protein, with product MKKQIISFSIIFMMLAVLIAPNVPAESVCYAEGGDVLFTSDFEDGALNAWTPFGGGGKLTLDTTVSHSGDNSLAVTERTQSYHGPSFSGDALFAPNKTYTVSAWIYHKSDSVKTFSWTLKYVDSLGTSQYMQLAGGEIPQKVWTEITGTVTIPEDSANYLTYFECANASTDFNIDDAVIIGDRNDREEQGTNKKGYLYSFDFENGNELWAPRGDNRLIRTDEYSHTGTHSIYVTNRNKTWSGPTVNVNDVKRGVSYFYSAYIMYTGDEYEDVHGFRMELQYSQNGETKYQLITAKDIPKDKWTRITGTYILPEDAADVAFYLQTSNVDEPEKITESDLMSFYTDSVIISETSVIHRETAVKALIILCAAAAAALLIRALFLLIAKRMRKKKEVLKSIAKDAMTQCYNRNAYEKRIDELTKEPEKCKDLWFALCDVNFLKYINDNLGHEKGDEAITRCGRLLMDVVGDDGEVYRTGGDEFVCITRKSMQEQIREALAKESEEDKGYPFAVASGFAAYDPETDGESPDISSITERSDKEMYENKQEIKAKNTEYSRK from the coding sequence ATGAAAAAACAGATCATATCTTTCAGCATCATATTCATGATGCTGGCTGTGCTCATTGCGCCGAACGTTCCTGCAGAATCAGTTTGTTATGCAGAGGGCGGAGACGTGCTGTTTACAAGCGATTTTGAAGACGGCGCGCTGAACGCGTGGACACCGTTCGGCGGAGGCGGAAAGCTCACGCTGGATACAACGGTCAGCCACTCCGGCGACAACAGTCTGGCAGTAACGGAACGTACCCAGTCTTACCACGGGCCTTCATTTTCCGGCGACGCACTGTTTGCACCGAATAAAACGTACACTGTAAGTGCATGGATCTACCATAAAAGTGACTCGGTAAAGACTTTTTCATGGACTCTCAAATATGTTGATTCTCTCGGAACATCACAGTACATGCAGCTGGCCGGCGGCGAAATACCTCAGAAAGTCTGGACGGAAATAACAGGTACTGTCACAATTCCGGAAGACTCGGCAAACTATCTTACCTATTTTGAATGTGCAAACGCATCAACTGACTTCAACATCGATGACGCAGTTATTATCGGCGACAGAAACGACCGTGAGGAACAGGGTACAAACAAAAAAGGTTACCTTTACTCATTCGATTTTGAAAACGGAAATGAACTCTGGGCACCGCGCGGCGACAACAGACTTATACGCACTGACGAATACAGCCATACCGGAACACATTCCATTTACGTTACAAACAGAAACAAAACATGGAGCGGTCCTACGGTTAACGTCAACGACGTAAAGCGCGGCGTATCCTATTTCTACTCGGCATACATCATGTACACCGGCGACGAGTACGAAGATGTTCACGGTTTCAGAATGGAACTCCAGTACAGTCAGAACGGTGAAACCAAATATCAGCTGATCACAGCCAAGGATATTCCGAAAGATAAATGGACAAGAATAACAGGAACATATATTCTTCCTGAAGATGCAGCCGACGTTGCATTCTACTTACAGACCAGCAACGTTGACGAACCCGAAAAAATAACCGAAAGCGATCTCATGTCATTCTATACTGACAGCGTTATCATTTCGGAAACATCGGTAATACACAGGGAAACAGCAGTAAAGGCTCTTATCATACTGTGTGCCGCAGCAGCTGCTGCCCTTCTGATCAGAGCGCTGTTCCTGCTTATAGCAAAGCGAATGAGGAAGAAGAAGGAAGTCCTGAAATCAATCGCCAAGGATGCAATGACACAGTGCTACAACAGAAACGCATATGAAAAGCGCATCGACGAACTTACAAAGGAACCTGAAAAATGTAAAGACCTCTGGTTCGCACTGTGCGATGTAAATTTCCTTAAGTACATAAACGACAACCTTGGTCACGAAAAAGGCGACGAAGCTATCACAAGATGCGGCAGACTTCTTATGGATGTCGTAGGTGATGACGGTGAGGTTTACAGAACCGGCGGTGACGAGTTTGTCTGCATTACCAGGAAATCCATGCAGGAACAGATACGAGAAGCTCTTGCAAAAGAATCTGAAGAAGACAAGGGTTATCCTTTCGCAGTTGCATCAGGATTTGCAGCATACGATCCGGAAACAGACGGCGAATCGCCTGATATCAGTTCTATAACAGAACGTTCCGACAAGGAAATGTATGAAAACAAGCAGGAGATCAAGGCGAAGAATACCGAGTATTCAAGAAAGTAA
- a CDS encoding carbohydrate binding domain-containing protein: MKAKLFRAIAFLSVLIVFLTSSPSLTAFAATVYHALDPGWVEVYSENFDEGFGGWSPLGGQADIKLDSRYSKSGSYSFLVSNRPDTWAGPSLDVSDMLYAGKKYRFDAFVRQDSTEKNTVSLIIKYMIEGASDPTYDQIASTELKAEGWGRISGYYTVPDDASDYIIYFEHSDKSVSFAIDTVLISTNEASSVTTEAKEYQEISYGFEEGTDNWHAYTDAHIERSSNFSHTGRYSLYTSERTSPLSVPAINISSLVTHGISYEYSAFVMYNGRSYNNEHEFRLIISYMTGDTKQEKVLDAKTLQKSNWSKLTGEFILPDDASAVNLLITSGESEESDGYVAYYIDDVNIMDSTLKNQHETSAIALRILIIIGIALLVAVMFLLMLKKINASNDLLADAVTDSMTRALNRNSYEMQIAHLENVPNDCKKLWITVCDVNFLKLINDNYGHRKGDDAIIRCADVIIAAIGRKGRVYRTGGDEFVCMTNSDVTEKLKEAIALEAQNYKGYPFSAAVGASCYHPDEDGPEPNIKAIIERSDKEMYKDKSRIKKEMSGMM; encoded by the coding sequence ATGAAGGCAAAACTGTTCAGAGCTATTGCATTTCTGTCAGTTCTTATTGTTTTTCTGACTTCATCCCCTTCCCTGACTGCCTTTGCTGCGACAGTTTACCATGCGCTCGATCCGGGATGGGTCGAAGTATACAGTGAAAACTTTGATGAAGGTTTCGGCGGCTGGTCGCCTTTAGGCGGACAGGCCGATATAAAGCTGGATTCACGCTACAGCAAAAGCGGTTCATACTCATTCCTGGTCTCAAACCGTCCGGACACCTGGGCCGGTCCAAGCCTGGATGTTTCAGATATGCTGTATGCAGGAAAGAAATACCGTTTCGACGCATTCGTACGTCAGGACAGTACCGAAAAAAACACTGTGTCGCTGATAATCAAATATATGATCGAAGGTGCAAGCGACCCTACCTACGATCAGATAGCATCAACAGAACTGAAAGCTGAAGGCTGGGGCAGAATCTCAGGTTACTATACAGTACCTGACGATGCTTCGGATTACATCATTTATTTCGAACACTCTGACAAATCTGTTTCTTTCGCTATAGATACAGTACTCATATCAACAAATGAAGCTTCATCTGTCACAACTGAAGCCAAGGAATATCAGGAAATTTCCTATGGTTTTGAAGAAGGAACAGATAACTGGCACGCGTATACAGACGCACATATTGAACGTTCATCGAACTTCAGCCACACAGGAAGATATTCACTGTACACCTCGGAACGAACATCACCGCTGAGCGTACCTGCAATCAATATTTCTTCACTTGTAACCCACGGAATAAGCTACGAATATTCCGCATTTGTCATGTACAACGGGCGTTCATACAATAATGAACACGAATTCAGGCTCATAATAAGCTATATGACAGGAGACACAAAGCAAGAGAAAGTTCTTGACGCAAAAACGCTTCAGAAAAGCAACTGGTCAAAACTGACCGGTGAATTTATACTTCCGGATGATGCGTCAGCGGTAAACCTCCTCATAACCTCCGGGGAATCTGAGGAATCTGACGGTTACGTAGCCTACTACATAGACGACGTTAATATAATGGACAGTACACTTAAGAATCAGCATGAAACAAGTGCCATTGCATTAAGGATTCTTATTATTATAGGCATTGCATTATTGGTTGCGGTCATGTTTCTTTTAATGCTGAAGAAAATAAATGCTTCAAACGACCTGCTCGCCGATGCCGTCACCGACTCAATGACGCGCGCACTGAACCGAAACAGCTATGAAATGCAGATCGCACACCTTGAAAATGTTCCAAACGACTGCAAAAAACTATGGATCACAGTGTGTGACGTAAACTTTCTGAAACTTATAAACGACAATTACGGTCACAGAAAAGGAGACGATGCCATCATAAGATGTGCTGATGTCATAATCGCTGCCATCGGACGAAAAGGCAGAGTTTACAGGACCGGCGGTGACGAGTTTGTCTGCATGACAAACTCAGACGTCACAGAAAAACTGAAAGAAGCGATCGCGCTTGAGGCTCAGAACTACAAGGGCTATCCGTTCTCGGCAGCTGTCGGAGCCTCCTGCTACCATCCTGACGAAGACGGTCCTGAACCTAATATCAAGGCCATAATTGAACGAAGCGACAAGGAAATGTACAAAGACAAGAGCAGGATCAAGAAGGAAATGTCCGGAATGATGTAA
- a CDS encoding carbohydrate binding domain-containing protein, with translation MKHENIKKKNFPATAFLIALTFFFMFAGSLCTAVSAEPSEDESSVVAAYDFENENALDEWFPIVGRIRMQIDHEKTYSGSGALKVDDRETCFDGPAADITDCIRLGTEYHISFKCMYDGKEDDYIRMSVRKTFSDSGERYENVHWIRDIKKNEWVSGEADLLLSENVEKLDIYFESGNRESTIWLDDIIITEKNSGDIISAPQLKPEGTTLYDFENGVDPGFKAVRDASIIRSGTASFKGEHSLSVCCRKDSRDGVALDISALKKNVPYRCSTQILFAASHISKEYFSIYLQYHTSETSYTDIAVIPSHETSSGSWSSLGGIFTVPEGAVDPVLYITSVKPKDELKYKHVDFFIDDFVITDSLETYADRIMLRKRTKMIIGAVILAVLFTASAIILLISRKRMRRRLNEAAKDSMTGAYNRNAYEQLINQLVLKPEKCRKLFFAVCDVNGLKYLNDNYGHQTGDQCIIKCVHLLLDVMNRHSGKVYRTGGDEFVCTASQDFKADLKQTLENEENSFKDYPFAVAVGTASYSPYEDGEKPDVKEIISRCDKEMYIDKKRKQNKKIQY, from the coding sequence ATGAAACACGAAAACATAAAAAAGAAAAACTTTCCGGCAACAGCTTTTCTGATTGCTTTAACGTTCTTTTTCATGTTTGCCGGCTCATTATGCACTGCTGTTTCAGCAGAACCTTCAGAAGATGAATCTTCAGTCGTAGCGGCCTATGATTTTGAAAATGAAAACGCACTTGACGAATGGTTTCCTATTGTCGGACGTATACGAATGCAGATAGACCATGAAAAAACGTACTCCGGCAGCGGAGCTCTTAAGGTCGATGACAGAGAAACATGTTTTGACGGTCCTGCCGCTGACATAACCGACTGTATCCGACTGGGAACGGAATACCACATTTCTTTTAAATGCATGTATGACGGCAAAGAAGATGACTATATACGTATGTCTGTCAGAAAAACATTTTCAGACTCAGGTGAGCGCTACGAAAATGTTCATTGGATCAGAGACATCAAAAAGAATGAATGGGTAAGCGGAGAAGCTGATCTGCTTCTTTCGGAAAACGTGGAAAAACTGGATATTTACTTCGAATCCGGAAACCGTGAATCGACGATCTGGCTGGATGATATCATCATAACGGAAAAAAACTCCGGAGATATTATTTCAGCGCCGCAGCTCAAACCGGAAGGCACCACACTGTACGATTTCGAAAACGGAGTTGATCCCGGATTCAAAGCTGTTCGCGATGCAAGCATTATACGTTCAGGCACCGCTTCCTTCAAAGGCGAACATTCTCTCAGCGTCTGCTGCAGAAAGGACAGTCGCGACGGTGTTGCCCTCGATATTTCTGCTCTGAAAAAAAATGTTCCGTACCGGTGCAGCACGCAGATACTGTTTGCAGCGTCACATATCAGTAAAGAATACTTTTCAATTTATCTGCAGTATCATACAAGTGAAACATCCTACACTGATATAGCTGTGATCCCGTCCCATGAGACAAGCTCAGGCAGCTGGTCTTCATTAGGAGGCATTTTTACTGTACCTGAAGGTGCCGTCGATCCTGTACTTTACATAACATCAGTAAAACCGAAAGATGAACTGAAATACAAACACGTTGATTTCTTCATTGATGACTTCGTTATAACCGACAGTCTTGAAACTTACGCCGACAGAATAATGTTACGGAAACGCACGAAAATGATCATCGGTGCTGTAATTCTGGCAGTTTTATTCACCGCATCAGCTATCATCTTGCTGATCAGCAGAAAACGTATGCGCCGCAGGCTCAACGAAGCTGCAAAGGATTCAATGACCGGTGCATACAACAGAAACGCGTATGAACAGCTCATAAATCAGCTTGTTCTGAAACCTGAAAAATGCCGTAAACTTTTCTTCGCAGTGTGCGACGTTAACGGTCTGAAGTATCTGAACGACAATTACGGTCACCAGACCGGAGACCAGTGCATAATAAAATGTGTGCACCTGCTGCTCGATGTAATGAACAGGCACAGCGGAAAAGTCTACCGTACAGGCGGCGATGAATTCGTCTGCACAGCGTCTCAGGATTTCAAGGCAGACCTGAAGCAGACTCTTGAAAACGAAGAAAACTCTTTCAAGGATTATCCGTTTGCAGTTGCCGTGGGAACTGCCTCATACTCTCCGTACGAAGACGGTGAAAAACCTGATGTAAAGGAAATAATCTCCCGCTGTGACAAAGAGATGTATATCGATAAAAAGCGGAAGCAGAACAAAAAAATACAATATTAA
- a CDS encoding LacI family DNA-binding transcriptional regulator, translating into MEATIKDVAKYAGVSVATISRVLNNSSVVAPETAEKVNKAIKELNYKPNFLGRNLRKRETNVILALVPSTEQTYYSEILHGMQIEALNHGYDVFMSMTNSYGPHEERLLGMLRNRTVDAAVLMGTVLDDKTLNELADQYCIALCCEPRQGSDILTVMIDNEKAAYDAVKYLASIGHKKIGMVSTEVRSPSSVEREEGYMHALKDCGLEFDERYLFRDTYDYTSGMKAAEYFSRMENRPTAAFAVSDLLAAGFIKKATELGIRIGREFSVIGFDNISMAEMYTPSISTVEQPCFEIGKMVAKLVIENISGKNNSGRIFLDHRLIFRQSTERK; encoded by the coding sequence TTGGAAGCTACGATAAAAGATGTTGCGAAATATGCCGGAGTATCTGTTGCAACGATTTCAAGAGTACTCAACAACAGTTCCGTTGTGGCACCCGAAACAGCTGAAAAAGTAAACAAGGCGATAAAGGAACTTAACTACAAGCCGAATTTTCTCGGACGAAACCTGAGAAAACGCGAGACAAATGTCATACTTGCACTGGTTCCTTCCACCGAGCAGACATACTACAGCGAGATCCTGCACGGAATGCAGATCGAGGCGCTGAATCACGGCTACGATGTTTTCATGAGTATGACCAACAGTTACGGACCTCATGAAGAAAGACTTCTCGGAATGCTGAGAAACAGAACAGTCGATGCTGCGGTTCTCATGGGTACTGTTCTCGACGACAAAACTCTTAACGAGCTGGCTGACCAGTACTGCATAGCGCTCTGCTGTGAGCCGCGTCAGGGGTCTGACATCCTTACTGTAATGATCGACAATGAAAAGGCAGCCTACGATGCCGTAAAATATCTTGCATCCATCGGACATAAAAAGATAGGAATGGTTTCGACTGAAGTCCGTTCACCGTCATCAGTGGAACGTGAAGAAGGCTATATGCATGCTCTTAAGGACTGCGGCCTTGAATTTGATGAAAGATACCTGTTCAGAGATACTTATGACTATACAAGCGGAATGAAGGCTGCTGAATACTTCAGCAGAATGGAAAACCGTCCGACAGCTGCGTTTGCCGTTTCGGATCTTCTTGCGGCAGGATTCATAAAAAAAGCAACTGAGCTTGGTATCAGAATAGGACGTGAATTTTCAGTTATCGGATTTGACAATATAAGCATGGCTGAAATGTATACACCTTCTATTTCAACGGTTGAACAGCCTTGCTTCGAAATAGGAAAAATGGTAGCGAAGCTCGTTATCGAGAACATTTCAGGCAAAAATAACAGCGGCAGGATATTCCTTGATCACAGACTTATCTTCCGCCAGTCTACTGAAAGAAAATAA